The Sylvia atricapilla isolate bSylAtr1 chromosome 9, bSylAtr1.pri, whole genome shotgun sequence genomic sequence tttttctgctgcttttttgacTTGGGAATACTTTGGTCTGAATTCAAAAATTTCTGTGCATTATGGTCACCCCAGAGTGTATTTTTGGGCTGAATGTGATGGATACTTTGGAAGTCTTTGCTATGTTGTGATTATCTGGCCTTGCAGCTTCAGTTACTATTACAGTGACTAGCTCTGAATAGAATGGAATGTAGTTGGAGATTGTTTCTGGGTTAtttattttgatgcatttttcttttccattttgccATTCTGATTAGCCTGGTAGATCTCAGCAGATTTTCATTTGCATCATAAATTGCTTGGTACTGGTCCTGGTTCAGCAAATGTTTAGTTGTAGTCTGTACTTTTAAGTCACAGGACTGTTTATAAGATAAGTTGGAATCATAGCACCAGTACCTCAAAGAGTTGAacctattaaaaagaaaattgcagcaATACATAAGGATCAAAGGAGTAAACCTGAGGAATGTGGATCTTGTCACATGTGACTGTTACAAAAAGTTAATTTGAATGTGAAACCAAATTTAGTTTGGATCAAGGGTTTTTGTAATCATCACAGCCTGTCTATATGATAATTCAGTGTTAAACCTTCAGAGAAGGTACTCCTTGAATACCTGCATTTAGAAGATTTTGACTTTGAGATATGGGACATATAAGAAACAGGAAACTTAGGCTGAATATGtggaaaaattcttttttgATGTGCAGGGCTGTAGTGGGTTTCTTAACAGCTGAAAGTCCAGACACCCCATTCAAGAGGTTTAACATCAACTGAGCTAATACCTTTCTGTAGTTATCTCTCAGCTTTTAGTTTTAATTCCCCTTTTCCCAAACAAGAGGAGGGAGATTGATTAAAATAGCTGTAGAGCAGCAATCTGCTTTCTTGTTGTTTGCTGTGAactgggacagtggggacatGGCTTGCAGACTCAGCTACATccccttttcattttattgttcTCTTTATGGTTCTTCCGTgtgacattaaaataattagtaAGTGGGATACAGAACACTAAAGTAAACAGGAAATTAAAGCAGTTTTATTGCTCAGCTTAATGGTGAAGTCCTATAGctaaatgctttcaaaaaaatttgaatGAGGACAATTAATTCTTTTGCCAGGAGTAGTTTAAAACTCAGCTGGATGATAATCCTGCCTTACACCCACTTGGGATGTGCGTGCTTTATTGCTAATAATCTGCTAGGGGGGTGTTTAAAGGCAGTTGTTTTCTCAGCGCTCTGTGCAACTGCAAAATCAAATGTTACATAAGCAGACATTTGAATTCAcacaataatacaaaaagacacTGTTGGCTTTCCCGCTGTGAGCCAGGCCAACTGTTGGGAGTTTGGTCAGCTTTGTAAATGTCAGCACAGGCCACCTTGGTGGGTTCATTGGGCCATCTTTTGTACCAAAGCTGTGTGTACTGTGTCATCATGAACACTGATTCCTTTAGGTTGGGGCTCTGCTGTTATATTTTAAGCCATACCTTGTGGAGTGTGATGAAGGAACTACATTAAAAGGTCCCTTGCCTGGAGTTTGGTGGAATTTTCCTTCGTGTACTCTGAAGTAATATCAGGTCTTCTTGGAGTGTAAGTTTCTAAAtcaagactggactgcagttAAATTACAGCCAAGTTGCccatttgatttaattttattttttttgcctctcattttctgccttccaATTGAGTTTGATCATATTAAATGGAAAACTTCCAGAAATTGTGGGTTTAGGCATTTGAAGATCATCTTTGACAACATGTGGATTACGCAGATAACTTTGTGCTTCCCTGTTAGGTTTGCCTGTTCTGATAGGAGTAAAATGAAGAAGCCCTTTGGTTGTTTTCCTTTagcttttcttctgcatctcTAACTGAacctttaatttttcatttgctttagcACTGAGTGTGTACCTCAAAGGGGTATTTTCATCTAGAAATTCAGGGGATTTTTTGCAGAGGAGAGTGCCTCAAGTACTGTCTGTGCTGATAGGAGTTCAGCCAGTTGATGCATCTGGAAAGAAGAAGTTTACTGTAAAaggcacaaaaataatttcattaaactGTGTAAAGAACTAAACTTTCCTACAGGTCAGTCATTTCAATTAGCTGGTTTTAAGAAACATAATTAATTTGGGCTAAAAAAAGGTTCTGGTGTTAGCAGGTTCTTAATTTGCTTGACAGACTCTGCTGTACAGTTAAGGAGGATAAAGGTATACCAGGATGCAACAGTGACTTTTAACAGTTGCActttataattaaattattatatttaggAGGGGCAGGTGTGCGTAGCAGGCTCATACCTAGAATATTTCCCAGGCCACCTTCTAATAAAGAGAAtttatgagaaataaaacaggatTATCCTTTCTAATGAACATTTGTACTCTCTGTTTAGGTATTGCTCACAGGGACCTGAAGCCTGAAAACATCCTGTGTGAATCTCCAGAAAAGGTGCTGCTCTGGTCTCTTAACTttccaaactgcattttttaaacttggTTCCCCAAAAACAGTCCTTGTGTTTTGTCTCTTCTTGAAAACTTTTGAACCCATTAGTGAACTCCAACTAAATTTAACAGAACTGAAGCTTAAGAGACTAAATTCTTTTTTGAGCTGTGAAAATGTGAACATGTGGGTATGAGATAAAAAGCCAACTGGCCTTATAGAGGGATGGCAATGATACCCTAGAGCCTCATCTGTTCTGAGCCAGTACCCAGATGGACAAGCAGCATTTAGAGGCCAGTTTTCAAAGTGCCCTGATGTGTACTGGCACTTGCCtaaccaaatgaaaaaataatgtagcAGGATCAGGTGCTGGTGGTGTGGGTGCCactggggcagggtggggagtGGAAGGAGTGGAAGGTGGCTGTAAGATGCTGGGTCTCATTAGGGACTTGTGTTCTGTCCTGAGTTTTCTACTTCACATACATACATATTCATGTATTTTGAATTAATCCCAGTCTTCCTaacctcttatttttttttagatatcGCCAGTAAAAATATGTGACTTTGATCTTGGCAGTGGGGTGAAGCTGAACAGTGCATGTACTCCAATAACTACTCCTGAATTAACAACGCCGGTGAGAGACCTAGTGTGGCTTTGTCCTGTTTTTATTCTACTGTAAACCAATTTTTCTTATCTCCAGAGGAGATAAAGAGATAAGAAGGTCAGAGGAAACCTTCCAAAGAACTTACTGCCACTACACCCAGTGCTGGACAGCTCATTTCAAgcaagtgtgtgtgtgaaaaataCTCTCTTTCCCAGTCACAGgacaaatacagaaaagcacAGGAGCTCACAGTGTTAGTTCTCCTGTTGGCCAGCACGTGACACATTGGTCCTGCTTATCTCTTACACAATCAATTGTGGAAACTTTTTGTGCTCATTTCTGTGTGCTTATGGACAGACTTTAGACCTCAGTTTTGTGTTCATTTCCCCATGTTTTAGTTCTGTAGCCAAGCCAATGAGCTAAGGAGAAAGCAAGTTCTGTAATCAGTGTGTGGCTTTATAATACACATTAGTTTGAAAAACTACAGTCCTGTGCTTTTACAATttactgtgaaagaaaaagctgacaCTGTTGCAGAAATCTTACAGAAATCTATTCCCCTGATACACTTGTCTGATAACTAATGGATAagatttaaaaacctgaaagatACAAATTAGTATTTTGACCTTGGATTAAAGGTTCACAGACACGTGGACCTGACTATGGTGCTGCTAAAGAACTGTAGGAACTTCAGTATTCACTGATGCctgatttctgcttttacaCCAAGCCACTTGGTATAAAGAATGGAAAATTATAAACCTGAGTCTTGTTTTGATGTGACCCTCCCTTTGAAAACTTGCTTGAATTTGGTTTCTTAGTGTGGCTCAGCAGAATACATGGCCCCTGAAGTGGTGGAAGTCTTCATGGAGAAGGCCACGTTCTATGACAAGAGGTGTGACCTGTGGAGCCTGGGGGTGATCCTGTACATCATGCTCAGTGGTTACCCGCCCTTCGTGGGCAACTGCGGCATGGActgtggctgggacaggggagaAGTCTGCAGAGTTTGCCAGGTGAGTGTGCACTGCCTGGCTgtgtggggagggcagggctctCCCCTGAGCTTTGGGTATAGGACCTGCTGTAATGTCAGCAGTGAGAGCTGTGCCTGATGCTGGCAGGTAACTGGGAGCATGGACTGTCACTGAGAAGTGAGGGTGGCAGTATAGAAATTGAGTGATACCAGTTTCTAAAGTAAGGTTGGGCAACTGCCTCTCCTTCTTCCTGTTGGGAGATCTCAGAGCTTCTCCTCACCCTCTTCCCTACTCCACTTAAGATTGGGGAAGATTTCCCACAGAGGAATTCCACTCTGGAATCCTCCCTTGTTCTGTAATCTCTGATCTGATTTATGATAGTCATTGCAATTCCTCAGATAAAAGCCCTGGGAGGGTTGCCATGCAGGgcctgaatttattttctaaaaacagtattttaactGCCCCCTTAGGGGTGGGGGAAAGTGTTTTCAGCAGGCAGTGTATTGTGTCCATCTTAGGCTGCACTGAGCCACTCTCTGGAGCTGTCTGTCACTCTGTTGACTGCATATGGACACTGGATGGTGTCAGTTGTTGTCTTCCTCATCAGGTGGATAAAAGTGAGTGGGAAGTCTCACCTGAGAAACCTTCTGGTTGCAGTGTATTTCAattgaataatttttcctttactaGAACAAGCTTTTTGAGAGCATTCAGGAAGGCAAATATGAATTTCCTGACAAGGACTGGTCACATATTTCCTCTGAGGCCAAAGACCTCATCTCAAAGCTGCTGGTTTGTGATGCCAAAGAACGACTTAGTGCTGCTCAAGTTTTGCAACATCCATGGGTTCAAGGAGTATGTATCCCCCCTTCATATTAAGAGTTATTCTTCCAAAGTGGCAAACAAGCTGTTCCCTGTCTCTGAACCTTGTGTGTTTCAGTGCTTGTATCTTGATTAATTAAATGTTGCACagtggctttattttttctgcgTGGTAAATATTTGGATGAATATGTTAGCCTTtaagtgtttgttttgtttaatcattgctttgtgtattttaaatggcTTTCTTGTGAATAGCAAGCACTGCAGTACACAAATTATTGTGCTAATACTGTAATGCAGAATGCTGGTAAATACAGTTATAAAAGAACAGCAGTGTCCTCTTTGTTTCAGTTCCCAGTTCAGGAAAGAAGGAATAGACCCTCTGGAGAGCTTCCAAAGCTGTAGTCTTATACCTTCAAGCTGTGAATTCTTCTTGTGAGGGGAGATAGATTATGAAATATGCTTTGCAAACAGTGATTTCTTAAGCCCAcagtgaattaatttatttgcaatatCTGTTAGTTGTAAAGATTTGGGGGAGTCACTTGGTTTTTGTCACTGGTGGGAAAGTCTGGTTCCCAGCTGCTaatatgtaaataatttctcttaACTGCTTCTTCTAGCAGGCTCCTGAAAGGGGATTGCCCACCCCTCAAGTTCTTCAAAGGTAGGGTTTATTTTCTAAACATCTGTCAACTTGGCCAAGAATAATTACTGAAAAGATTGGGTGGGGGAGAGGAGTTGACAAATTAGGAAGTAACATCCTTGGCTGAGAATGGAGCTTCGTAAATGTCCCACACTAATTTTGTTAAGAGCATCAGAAATATTAAAGCTCTGAATTTTCTTTATGATCTAATCTTGCTTGTTTGTGGGAAAAGCATTAGAGGGAATTCCTGCAGTGCAGTGTTAATCTTAGGCAGGAAATAATGATGGTTTTGTCAGCTTGCTGCCCAGGAGGGGCAGAAAAAGGCATAGAGGCGTGTGCTACCAAAGAGACTGCTTTCTGATGGGTGAATAATCACCATAAACACAGACTGCATCTTACTTTCATTGGTGGCACTCAGTATCCATTTACTGTGAGCAGGGCAAGTCTCATTGGAGGTGATTTGATGGGAGATTCTGTATGCCAGAGAGCCTGAGTCACACGTTTCTAtctctgtgtctgctgctggtGATTTCAGGTGGTTCTCCCAtcagaaatgcatttccttAAGCCACAGATGCAGTTATAGTGGGATTACAGTTCTCTGGAGAAGGACAGCAGAATGGCCCCATATGCACATCCTCTGAGAACAGGCAGAAATTAAGGGTGATGTCTCAGGTGGCTTCCTGGGTTTATAATCAGAAGTCCTTGGCAGAAGGAGGAGTAGAACTGAGGCCGTTTCCAAAATCCCAGTGTTTTTGTCATGTATTGCTGGTCCTCTGAGCGACGATAAATGCTAATACTAACTGGTCATTTTGCCTGCTCTCTCAATGATTTGGTAGAAGATATAACCACGCCTGGAAATAGATACTCTGCTGTGAGGCCAAGGGGGTGAAGTGCCTGTGTTGAAACcgcttcctccttttctttgcctgggcaggaacagcagcatgAAGGAGCTGACCCTGTTCGCCGCTGAGGCCATAGCCCTGAACCGGCAGCTGTCCCAGCACGAGAGCGAGCTGTGCGCCGAGCAGGAGAGCACCGCCCACGCCGTGTGCTCCATGAAACtgtcccctccctccaaatCCCGCCTGGCCAGGCGCAGGGCcatggcacacacacacagcgACTTCCAGCCGGTTCCCCATAAAGCCTTCTGAAGTTCTTCCCTGCTGTGTGGTGGGGGTGGGATCAGTCTGTGTTCTTCTTTGGATTTGCAGCGCTGATAAAAGCTGCTCTGCATCTGACACTTTGATTAGGAGCTTGCGCTTGTGATGTGACTTGTAACTTTAAGGGGACAGCTTTTTATGGGAATGTTTTTTGCCTGTCAGATTTAGTGCATTAAGATAattcaactgatttttttaaaactgcaggaGATGAGTTTGCTGCTGTATTATATGAGGTGATAAATCACTaagttttccttattttcttcttagaaGAGCACAGTTTAAAATGCAAGCTTGAAGACATCAGAAAAACCCACACTTTGCCTAGCAAAAGCCTCGTCCTGCCAATGGCTCTCTCCTTGATGGTACATATTGAAGGTCCTGCTGTTattgccagcagcagggactgtTCTCAACCAACAGTGCCCTCCTCTCTTTCTGTAGAGTCAGGAATGAAGATGATGGCTGGGTGGATCTCTGTTTCCATTACATTCATTTGGCTTAAATGGAATGAGGATGGTACTGTAAGGGTTGCAAGGATTGCTCATACTTCTTGAGATGGAGAGAACTTCTTGGTAGCTTTTTTTATGTTGTTGATAATTTGTGTGTCAGCATGTGGGGTGAAACCTGGGAGAGGTGGGGTTTTTATCTGGCATATCTTTGCCTTTAACTATAATGTACTCCATACCATCTCCTTTCTAATTTTCTGGAGTTTGATGTCCATGATGTCCCCTTGGAACAGTTACATTCTTAAATCTGATAACTGCAGTGTAACAGACTGTTTATGTAACAGTTTATATTTACTGTTAGGTAGGCTTTTTAATACTAATGTGGGGTTTTATTATATTAATGCTATCCTCAGCTAAACCTTCCTttctgtaaaattgtatttctccATGACCTTTGTGTGTCCTACCTGGAGCTCCTAATGTGAACACGCAGACATCAACGAATTTTGGTGTGTGAATAATTTAGAAATGCCACAAGCAGAGGCACAATTGTACAAAAATGGTGCTGCAGCCATAGAACTCTGCCTCCTGCATTAATCTCAGGCTGGGTGTCTAGATTTTTGCTGGGTGTCTAGATTTTTGCTTCCACTTTCAATACTATGGTGCAACAGAGCCAAGAAAAATTTGGAAGGGTTTTGGCTGAAAAGCTGAAGATTTTAAGTGACCAAAGGGAGGTGTCCGTGGAGAAGGACACAGATGTTGAGCACTTTTAGAAACATAAGCTGTGAAAATTGGGCCACTGAGCTGCCCATGATGCACCTTAACTTGTCAGCCCTTTCTGAAACCTTCTGCCAGGGCTTTGTGttcaggggaggaggaggaggcccCCAAGTGCCAGCACAAAACCCTCCCAGGCAGAGTGAGAAGGAATAAAGTAGCAGATGCAACAGGCACTTGAAAGTTGGACGGTCAAAGTTGAATGTCTTTGCATGGCCTATTCAGAGTGGTTTTACATTATCAGTAATATCAGTGCATACagctatttttataaaacatgcTGTATTTTGTGACTAATATtaaaattgttatttaaaaatttttatacGTCGTGCCAGCTGATGAATGatgaaatgtattttgctttttttaattaaaatgccCTAAGTTATGTATTTAACACATTTGGCagttctttgtggtttttttcctctttatatCTGgtgacacaggaaaaagaattactTCTTTGTGTGACATTGGATTTAAGACAGTCGAAGTCTCTGAGGACTAGGCATACTTCCCTCTtctattgatttatttatttatcagtCTGTgatctcagattttttttgggAACTCAGAAAAGCACCCCAAGCAGGGAAGAGGTGTTAACCTAAGCCACTTGTTCTGCTCTCGTGTGTAGTCTAGTTCTGAGTGCCTCTTGCAGagtcatttttttgtttctctggag encodes the following:
- the MKNK1 gene encoding MAP kinase-interacting serine/threonine-protein kinase 1 isoform X2; this encodes MVSSQPVPIAGSRKRKKKKRTRATDQVPWKFEDLYKLTAELLGEGAYAKVQGVVSLQTGKEYAVKIIEKNAGHSRSRVFCEIETLYQCQGNKNILELIEFFEDDTRYYLVFEKLRGGSILAHIQKRKHFNEREASKVVRDIASALDFLHTKGIAHRDLKPENILCESPEKISPVKICDFDLGSGVKLNSACTPITTPELTTPCGSAEYMAPEVVEVFMEKATFYDKRCDLWSLGVILYIMLSGYPPFVGNCGMDCGWDRGEVCRVCQNKLFESIQEGKYEFPDKDWSHISSEAKDLISKLLVCDAKERLSAAQVLQHPWVQGAPERGLPTPQVLQRNSSMKELTLFAAEAIALNRQLSQHESELCAEQESTAHAVCSMKLSPPSKSRLARRRAMAHTHSDFQPVPHKAF
- the MKNK1 gene encoding MAP kinase-interacting serine/threonine-protein kinase 1 isoform X1, which codes for MVSSQPVPIAGSRKRKKKKRTRATDQVPWKFEDLYKLTAELLGEGAYAKVQGVVSLQTGKEYAVKIIEKNAGHSRSRVFCEIETLYQCQGNKNILELIEFFEDDTRYYLVFEKLRGGSILAHIQKRKHFNEREASKVVRDIASALDFLHTKGIAHRDLKPENILCESPEKISPVKICDFDLGSGVKLNSACTPITTPELTTPCGSAEYMAPEVVEVFMEKATFYDKRCDLWSLGVILYIMLSGYPPFVGNCGMDCGWDRGEVCRVCQNKLFESIQEGKYEFPDKDWSHISSEAKDLISKLLVCDAKERLSAAQVLQHPWVQGQAPERGLPTPQVLQRNSSMKELTLFAAEAIALNRQLSQHESELCAEQESTAHAVCSMKLSPPSKSRLARRRAMAHTHSDFQPVPHKAF